The genomic window TAGTCTTGTTTCCGTCACGATGAATCCAATTAAACCGTTGTCGTTGCTCAGACGATTTTCTCTATAAGgacacaaacattctgttccAGCTTTTCAGGAGCGGAAATGACTTTGCGTTCTGGACGTAATAGCATCATACTAGGAATAGTTTCAGACCATAAATAAAAGGTTGAGACTCAGGAACTGTGTAAAACACATCTCATCTTTACCTTGTTTCTCTCCGCAAACCCAGGTTGCATTTACCACAAGAATCTACCACCCAAATATCAACAGCAATGGCAGCATTTGTCTTGACATTCTGCGGTCACAGTGGTCACCAGCACTCACCATCTCCAAAGGTACTGGGTGGACTCTTATTAAACCTGTCGTCTTGTCACTCAAATGTACTCATTTAGGACCAGAAATAGGTAGCTGCTCTTTTCATAACATAAGTTCTCTTGAGCTAAGGTGTGTACATTTGCATTGTATTTTGAATGAACACTCCAGGAAAGGATATATAACAAACAGGGAGTGCaagcaataaaagaaaaaactgtttcattaaaaaaaagggaattatTCCTCTTCTTGTTTGTGTCTGCCTGGTACTGCTGTGAAGGATGTTTGAATTAcctctgttgttgtgtttatcTTGTTCCTTTTTATTGCCTTTTACCAAAACATGGCTTGTGtcatacctctctctgtctctctctctctctctctctctcagttctcctGTCTATCTGCTCACTGCTGTGTGATCCCAACCCAGATGACCCCTTAGTACCTGAGATTGCTCGCATATACAAGACTGACAGGGAAAAGTGAGTCTTCTTCTGCAGCTCCACTCAAAGacactttttcatttgaatttaaatgcaTTTGCAATGGGAAATGCCTCCCAAATCCATCTTATCTTCCCCTCTTGGCTGTCAGATGGATAGTGTTATATAATATGATGGTGGGATAATTTTGCTGTCTATAAGCCATTTTTGCAATAGTGCGTTGGAAGGTAATTTGGCACACAGGTACAGAAGACTTGTGTTTGGAAAtgttacagtaaaacagtgGGTTATCACCTCTATGCCATCTAAATATTTGAGAATTGCTCTGGTACTCATTAAATATTGGTGTTGTTCAGGCCTGGTGAAGGATATCTCTTCAGAGGAAAtgactgtctctttgtctgtctgtcttctttagGTACAACAGAATAGCTCGGGAATGGACACAAAAGTATGCAATGTAGTTATGGAATTGAAATCatgatggggaggggggggacaaAAACACCTCTCCATCTAAAGTTAAGACAGGTTTGAAAGttttaggaggaaaaaaaaaagtttaacagaaaaacagatcttGTTGGTTTCCATTGGAGTGCTTTCTTTAAGCCACGCCTTCCCTCACAAGAGCACCTCCCCACACCCCGTTGCCCGGCAGCCATGGTGTACATACTGTCAGAATTGCAACTGTAGCCCAACTTTCCCTCGACCTCTTCTCCATGTCTCGCTTACAGTCTCCGTTGCTATGGAGACCTGCCCGCGGCTTAGGATCTGTCTCAATTCGcaactgaaaatgtttatgGCTCTAAAAGCATTCCTTAATTTTGGAGATCTGGGGCGGGAGGGCTACTTTTTTAAAGTCTGGATATTGAAggatgtattttgttttatttttactattttttttttcatttgtttcctgGGCTTCCAGTTGTATCTTGGGTCaggaacacattttttttttctttttttttttttttttttttttttttttttttgcccagtcAGAGCTTTGCTGGCTATCTTTTGTATAAAAATCTATAAGGaattcttttaaaatcataGCAGGTTATTAATGGAAAAATATTGGACCTTCTGGTCATCTCTTCTGGATAATTCTAAAGGACTTGAAttttgtgaatatatatatatatatattatatatatatttttttcccatctgCCATAATCAGGACAGACTGTCTCTACTCTTACCCACcgtcaccatcaccaccataTTCACAATACTTACCGGTCTGGGTGGGATTTGGACCAGTTCTTTTAAGCTGTTTTGTTAGTTTAACATGTGCTATATGATTTCCCCTGTAACTTTTaggttgcattttttttctgctatgtTGAATTAGATGCTAACATTGTCAAGACTCAGTTGGGTCCCTGGGTGCGAGGACTCAAAACTCCTCACAAACTTCTGTATATTTAATTACCTGAAAAGCTCATTGAGCTTTGTGTGTTGATTAAAACTGTGTAATAAAATGATTACTAAAGTCTGAAATGCTGCAGTGAGGAGTAATTGTTTTTGAAGGGTGACCAACAACAGCAGAAGTTCAGAAACACTGCTCTTTATTCATTAGTACACATGGAAACTCATAACTGCATAAGGACAGCTTTGGTTCTTGTGGTCTTGTTAGAGTGTGTAAGTACCAGTGAATTTCTACTAAACACAATGTGAACACAAAGCtagcatttttaaacatttgaaccATACAGAACCATTTTCTAGTCACTTAGTGTGCACAGATTTATTACCTGTTAAAGTGAGTCATTGAAATGTTCAGCTCAGAGACGAATG from Chanos chanos chromosome 2, fChaCha1.1, whole genome shotgun sequence includes these protein-coding regions:
- the ube2d2 gene encoding ubiquitin-conjugating enzyme E2 D2 encodes the protein MALKRIHKELNDLARDPPAQCSAGPVTDDMFHWQATIMGPNDSPYQGGVFFLTIHFPTDYPFKPPKVAFTTRIYHPNINSNGSICLDILRSQWSPALTISKVLLSICSLLCDPNPDDPLVPEIARIYKTDREKYNRIAREWTQKYAM